In one Lepisosteus oculatus isolate fLepOcu1 chromosome 26, fLepOcu1.hap2, whole genome shotgun sequence genomic region, the following are encoded:
- the LOC102683007 gene encoding kinase suppressor of Ras 1 isoform X8, with protein MSSSQVRETMKRLGSSSEECSRLSAALSCLKRASESGGELKEDLGPWISEPTRRDSSTTPPTEQLPCPGGHLRPHSPSPLARPPCTAPGPGAQPRSISASAVPSSDCLAHPLFADGLGDPFPPSPRPGRSGLASTPPVTPPSKRKSRLKPPRTPPPPSRKVLHLLPTITTLTRSKSHESQLGNRIDDAPTSKTPMSSRSPKTYWCGKKSKLFLNVHMNGSGNSSEDSPSRSPLISARTPGASPAAFGLPGTPTLLEEHIIKNNVAVHRGSPQAVRRDIGLAITHRFSTKSWLSQTCQVCQRNMMFGVKCKHCKLKCHNKCTKEAPSCRISFLPSECCRLSPPLLSLEHAGDYDIGVSSESSCRLLSRCFAVAKIRRTESVPSDINNPVDRPAEAPQFGTLPKAITKKDHAPVLNQLDSSSNPSSTTSSTPSSPAPFQQSNPPSATPPPNPSPKGPRDSRFNFPAACYFQHRQQFIFPDVPSSPQPVILHPEGIQDNVEMDPTAKEDSESQRSGEQDAGENKEAEEEEGEEEEEEEEGEGDEEGGGKGGSDGEYEADELDDLPSQWSHWKGPISRKASQTSVYLQEWDIPYEQLELGELIGKGRWGKVHKGRWHGEVAVRLLEIDGNNQDHLKLFKKEVMNYRQTRHENVVLFMGACMNPPHLAIITSFCKGRTLYSVVRDAKNTLDINKTRQIAQEIVKGMGYLHAKGIVHKDLKSKNVFYDSNKVVITDFGLFGMSGVVQEGRRENELKVPHGWICYLAPEIVRRMSPGGDEDRLPFSNAADVYAFGTIWYELQARDWPIKSQPVEATIWQVGSGEGIRKVLSEISLGKEVTEILSACWSYELRERPTFTLLADMLEKLPKLNRRLSHPGHFWKSADRWHDSCLRGHCCQGLHLYCPVIYK; from the exons ATGTCAAGCTCTCAGGTTCGGGAGACCATGAAGAGACTAGGCTCCAGCTCAGAGGAGTGCTCCCGTCTCAGTGCTGCCCTCTCCTGTCTGAAGAGAGCCAGCGAGTCAG GTGGCGAGCTGAAGGAGGACCTTGGGCCCTGGATTTCGGAGCCCACGAGGAGAGACAGTAGTACGACTCCTCCCACAGAGCAGCTGCCCTGCCCTGGGGGGCACCTGCGTCCCCACAGCCCCTCGCCACTGGCTCGGCCCCCGTGCACAGCGCCCGGCCCCGGGGCCCAGCCCCGCTCCATCTCGGCATCAGCCGTGCCCTCCTCGGACTGCCTGGCTCACCCCCTCTTCGCCGACGGCCTGGGCGACCCCTTCCCGCCCTCCCCGCGGCCCGGGCGCTCGGGCCTCGCCAGCACCCCGCCCGTCACGCCGCCCTCCAAGAGGAAGAGCAGGCTGAAGCCCCCCCGCACGCCGCCCCCGCCCTCGCGCAAGGTGCTGCACCTGCTGCCCACCATCACCACCCTCACCCGCAGCAAGTCCCACGAGTCGCAGCTGGGCAACCGCATCGATGACGCGCCCACCAGCAA AACCCCGATGTCCTCCCGTAGCCCAAAGACCTACTG GTGTGGGAAGAAGAGCAAGCTGTTCCTCAACGTGCACATGAACGGCAGCGGGAACAGTTCTGAGGACTCCCCCTCCCGGTCGCCCCTGATCTCCGCGAGGACCCCCGGCGCCTCCCCCGCTGCCTTCGGCCTGCCAGGCACCCCCACGCTTCTCGAAGAGCACATCATCAAGA ATAATGTAGCTGTCCATCGAGGGTCTCCGCAGGCTGTCAGAAGGGATATTGGTTTAGCCATCACGCACAG GTTCTCCACAAAGTCGTGGCTGTCGCAGACGTGCCAGGTGTGCCAGAGGAACATGATGTTCGGCGTTAAGTGCAAACACTGCAA GTTGAAGTGCCATAACAAATGTACGAAAGAAGCCCCTTCCTGCCGAATATCGTttctcccaagtgagtgctgtcGCCTCTCGCCGCCTCTCCTTTCGCTCGAGCACGCGGGGGATTATGACATTGGCGTTTCCTCGGAGTCATCGTGCCGCCTGCTGTCCCGTTGTTTTGCAGTCGCAAAGATCCGCAGGACGGAGTCGGTGCCATCGGACATCAACAACCCCGTGGACCGGCCGGCGGAGGCGCCGCAGTTCGGCACCCTCCCGAAGGCCATAACCAAAAAG GATCACGCGCCGGTGCTGAACCAGCTGGACTCCAGCAGCAACCCCTCCTCGACCACCTCTTCCACTCCTTCCTCCCCGGCCCCCTTCCAGCAGAGCAACCCCCCCAGCGCCACGCCGCCCCCCAACCCCTCGCCCAAGGGGCCCCGCGACAGCCGCTTCAACTTCCCCG CTGCCTGCTACTTTCAGCATAGACAGCAGTTTATCTTCCCTG ATGTGCCCAGTTCACCACAACCAGTGATCCTACACCCTGAAGGGATACAAGACAATGT TGAGATGGATCCCACAGCAAAAGAGGATAGCGAGTCTCAGAGGTCCGGAGAGCAGGATGCAGGG GAAAACAAGGaggccgaggaggaggagggggaggaagaggaggaggaggaggaaggggagGGGGACGAAGAGGGAGGGGGGAAGGGAGGCTCGGATGGCGAGTACGAGGCCGACGAACTGGATGACCTGCCCAGCCAGTGGAGCCACTGGAAGGGCCCCATCTCCCGCAAGGCCAGCCAGACCAGCGTGTACCTGCAGGAGTGGGACATCCCGTACGAGCAGCTGGAGCTGGGCGAGCTCATCGGCAAGGGCCGCTGGGGGAAAGTGCACAAGGGCCGCTGGCACGGGGAGGTGGCCGTGCGCCTGCTGGAGATCGACGGCAACAACCAGGACCACCTCAAGCTCTTCAAGAAGGAGGTGATGAACTACAGGCAGACGCGGCACGAGAACGTGGTGCTGTTCATGGGCGCCTGCATGAACCCGCCCCACCTGGCCATCATCACCAG CTTCTGTAAAGGACGGACGCTGTACTCTGTTGTGAGAGATGCCAAAAACACACTGGACATCAACAAGACAAGGCAGATTGCTCAGGAAATTGTAAAG GGAATGGGCTACCTTCATGCAAAAGGCATTGTGCACAAGGACTTGAAGTCCAAGAACGTCTTTTATGACTCGAACAAAGTGGTCATCACAGATTTCGGACTTTTCGGAATGTCTGGAGTTGTCCAGGAAGGGAG GAGGGAGAATGAGCTGAAGGTGCCTCATGGCTGGATCTGCTACCTGGCTCCCGAGATCGTGCGCAGGATGTCCCCCGGAGGGGACGAGGACCGCTTGCCCTTCTCCAACGCGGCCGATGTCTACGCTTTCGG CACTATCTGGTACGAGCTGCAGGCTCGGGACTGGCCCATCAAGAGCCAGCCCGTGGAGGCCACCATCTGGCAGGTGGGCAGCGGAGAAGGAATCAGGAAGGTCTTATCGGAAATCAGCCTCGGAAAGGAAGTCACG GAGATCCTGTCGGCCTGCTGGTCCTATGAGCTGAGAGAACGCCCCACCTTCACGCTGCTCGCAGACATGCTTGAAAAACTGCCAAAACTCAACAGAAGACTGTCCCACCCGGGGCACTTCTGGAAATCTGCAGA TCGATGGCATGACTCCTGCCTGAGGGG
- the LOC102683007 gene encoding kinase suppressor of Ras 1 isoform X5: protein MNLQAPAVVYFSPPRWLRTRKLVLSSARACAASQHREREGGTERELAVEFSQRDLLQKRQLSRFAVSLGYAKTSRAFSRLLLMAVPVKLSLDALLQMSSSQVRETMKRLGSSSEECSRLSAALSCLKRASESGGELKEDLGPWISEPTRRDSSTTPPTEQLPCPGGHLRPHSPSPLARPPCTAPGPGAQPRSISASAVPSSDCLAHPLFADGLGDPFPPSPRPGRSGLASTPPVTPPSKRKSRLKPPRTPPPPSRKVLHLLPTITTLTRSKSHESQLGNRIDDAPTSKTPMSSRSPKTYWCGKKSKLFLNVHMNGSGNSSEDSPSRSPLISARTPGASPAAFGLPGTPTLLEEHIIKNNVAVHRGSPQAVRRDIGLAITHRFSTKSWLSQTCQVCQRNMMFGVKCKHCKLKCHNKCTKEAPSCRISFLPSECCRLSPPLLSLEHAGDYDIGVSSESSCRLLSRCFAVAKIRRTESVPSDINNPVDRPAEAPQFGTLPKAITKKDHAPVLNQLDSSSNPSSTTSSTPSSPAPFQQSNPPSATPPPNPSPKGPRDSRFNFPAACYFQHRQQFIFPDVPSSPQPVILHPEGIQDNVEMDPTAKEDSESQRSGEQDAGENKEAEEEEGEEEEEEEEGEGDEEGGGKGGSDGEYEADELDDLPSQWSHWKGPISRKASQTSVYLQEWDIPYEQLELGELIGKGRWGKVHKGRWHGEVAVRLLEIDGNNQDHLKLFKKEVMNYRQTRHENVVLFMGACMNPPHLAIITSFCKGRTLYSVVRDAKNTLDINKTRQIAQEIVKGMGYLHAKGIVHKDLKSKNVFYDSNKVVITDFGLFGMSGVVQEGRRENELKVPHGWICYLAPEIVRRMSPGGDEDRLPFSNAADVYAFGTIWYELQARDWPIKSQPVEATIWQVGSGEGIRKVLSEISLGKEVTEILSACWSYELRERPTFTLLADMLEKLPKLNRRLSHPGHFWKSADRWHDSCLRGHCCQGLHLYCPVIYK from the exons GCAGTGCCGGTCAAGCTCTCCCTGGATGCCTTGCTGCAGATGTCAAGCTCTCAGGTTCGGGAGACCATGAAGAGACTAGGCTCCAGCTCAGAGGAGTGCTCCCGTCTCAGTGCTGCCCTCTCCTGTCTGAAGAGAGCCAGCGAGTCAG GTGGCGAGCTGAAGGAGGACCTTGGGCCCTGGATTTCGGAGCCCACGAGGAGAGACAGTAGTACGACTCCTCCCACAGAGCAGCTGCCCTGCCCTGGGGGGCACCTGCGTCCCCACAGCCCCTCGCCACTGGCTCGGCCCCCGTGCACAGCGCCCGGCCCCGGGGCCCAGCCCCGCTCCATCTCGGCATCAGCCGTGCCCTCCTCGGACTGCCTGGCTCACCCCCTCTTCGCCGACGGCCTGGGCGACCCCTTCCCGCCCTCCCCGCGGCCCGGGCGCTCGGGCCTCGCCAGCACCCCGCCCGTCACGCCGCCCTCCAAGAGGAAGAGCAGGCTGAAGCCCCCCCGCACGCCGCCCCCGCCCTCGCGCAAGGTGCTGCACCTGCTGCCCACCATCACCACCCTCACCCGCAGCAAGTCCCACGAGTCGCAGCTGGGCAACCGCATCGATGACGCGCCCACCAGCAA AACCCCGATGTCCTCCCGTAGCCCAAAGACCTACTG GTGTGGGAAGAAGAGCAAGCTGTTCCTCAACGTGCACATGAACGGCAGCGGGAACAGTTCTGAGGACTCCCCCTCCCGGTCGCCCCTGATCTCCGCGAGGACCCCCGGCGCCTCCCCCGCTGCCTTCGGCCTGCCAGGCACCCCCACGCTTCTCGAAGAGCACATCATCAAGA ATAATGTAGCTGTCCATCGAGGGTCTCCGCAGGCTGTCAGAAGGGATATTGGTTTAGCCATCACGCACAG GTTCTCCACAAAGTCGTGGCTGTCGCAGACGTGCCAGGTGTGCCAGAGGAACATGATGTTCGGCGTTAAGTGCAAACACTGCAA GTTGAAGTGCCATAACAAATGTACGAAAGAAGCCCCTTCCTGCCGAATATCGTttctcccaagtgagtgctgtcGCCTCTCGCCGCCTCTCCTTTCGCTCGAGCACGCGGGGGATTATGACATTGGCGTTTCCTCGGAGTCATCGTGCCGCCTGCTGTCCCGTTGTTTTGCAGTCGCAAAGATCCGCAGGACGGAGTCGGTGCCATCGGACATCAACAACCCCGTGGACCGGCCGGCGGAGGCGCCGCAGTTCGGCACCCTCCCGAAGGCCATAACCAAAAAG GATCACGCGCCGGTGCTGAACCAGCTGGACTCCAGCAGCAACCCCTCCTCGACCACCTCTTCCACTCCTTCCTCCCCGGCCCCCTTCCAGCAGAGCAACCCCCCCAGCGCCACGCCGCCCCCCAACCCCTCGCCCAAGGGGCCCCGCGACAGCCGCTTCAACTTCCCCG CTGCCTGCTACTTTCAGCATAGACAGCAGTTTATCTTCCCTG ATGTGCCCAGTTCACCACAACCAGTGATCCTACACCCTGAAGGGATACAAGACAATGT TGAGATGGATCCCACAGCAAAAGAGGATAGCGAGTCTCAGAGGTCCGGAGAGCAGGATGCAGGG GAAAACAAGGaggccgaggaggaggagggggaggaagaggaggaggaggaggaaggggagGGGGACGAAGAGGGAGGGGGGAAGGGAGGCTCGGATGGCGAGTACGAGGCCGACGAACTGGATGACCTGCCCAGCCAGTGGAGCCACTGGAAGGGCCCCATCTCCCGCAAGGCCAGCCAGACCAGCGTGTACCTGCAGGAGTGGGACATCCCGTACGAGCAGCTGGAGCTGGGCGAGCTCATCGGCAAGGGCCGCTGGGGGAAAGTGCACAAGGGCCGCTGGCACGGGGAGGTGGCCGTGCGCCTGCTGGAGATCGACGGCAACAACCAGGACCACCTCAAGCTCTTCAAGAAGGAGGTGATGAACTACAGGCAGACGCGGCACGAGAACGTGGTGCTGTTCATGGGCGCCTGCATGAACCCGCCCCACCTGGCCATCATCACCAG CTTCTGTAAAGGACGGACGCTGTACTCTGTTGTGAGAGATGCCAAAAACACACTGGACATCAACAAGACAAGGCAGATTGCTCAGGAAATTGTAAAG GGAATGGGCTACCTTCATGCAAAAGGCATTGTGCACAAGGACTTGAAGTCCAAGAACGTCTTTTATGACTCGAACAAAGTGGTCATCACAGATTTCGGACTTTTCGGAATGTCTGGAGTTGTCCAGGAAGGGAG GAGGGAGAATGAGCTGAAGGTGCCTCATGGCTGGATCTGCTACCTGGCTCCCGAGATCGTGCGCAGGATGTCCCCCGGAGGGGACGAGGACCGCTTGCCCTTCTCCAACGCGGCCGATGTCTACGCTTTCGG CACTATCTGGTACGAGCTGCAGGCTCGGGACTGGCCCATCAAGAGCCAGCCCGTGGAGGCCACCATCTGGCAGGTGGGCAGCGGAGAAGGAATCAGGAAGGTCTTATCGGAAATCAGCCTCGGAAAGGAAGTCACG GAGATCCTGTCGGCCTGCTGGTCCTATGAGCTGAGAGAACGCCCCACCTTCACGCTGCTCGCAGACATGCTTGAAAAACTGCCAAAACTCAACAGAAGACTGTCCCACCCGGGGCACTTCTGGAAATCTGCAGA TCGATGGCATGACTCCTGCCTGAGGGG